The genomic interval GTGTACTACGGTGATCGCGGCTACCGCCACCATCGGCACCACCGCCACCACGGATATGGCCATGGGTATGGCCACGGCCGCTGGGATCGTTGATCCCTGGTCTGATCCGCTGGCAGCCTGACCGGGTTGCCGCGTTGTGTAACCAACCTCTTGGGCGCCAGTCGCTCACAGGCAGCGTCTTTGCACAGGCTGCCTTTTACAGCGGCCCTTCGGGGCCGCTTTTCTTTTGACGCGGGAATTTTGGCGCGCGCACGGTGCGCGCGGGGCGCCGCATAATCGCGCACTCTGGCCTGCCAGCGTGGCAGGCGCAACGCCCCCGGAGTGCCGCATGTCTGTGAAGAAAAAAACCGTTTTTGTCCTGAATGGCCCCAACCTAAACCTGCTGGGCACGCGCGAGCCCGCTGTGTATGGCGCGGCCACGCTGGCCGATGTCGAAAAGCTGTGCGCCGATGCGTGCGAGCGCCATGGTTTTGCGCTGCGTTTTCACCAAAGCAACCACGAAGGCGCGCTGGTGGACTGGATTCACGAGGCAGGCCGCCTGCACGCAGCGGGCGAGCTGGCGGGCGTGGTCATCAACGCCGGGGCCTACACCCACACCAGCATTGCGTTGCACGATGCCACCAAGGGTACCGGCATCACGCTGATTGAGCTGCATATCAGCAATGTGCATGCGCGCGAGGCGTTCCGCCACCATTCGTACATGGCGGCAGCCGCCAAGGCGGTGATGTGTGGCTTTGGCGTGCTGGGCTATGGCCTGGCGATTGACGGCCTGGCGCAGTTGCTGGCCCAACAACCTGCGGCCTGACGCGGGGCGGGCAAGGGGGTAGATAGATAAATGAATCCCCCATTGCCCCTGCAGGTGTCTGAGGACGAGGTGGAGATCACCGCCATGCGCGCCCAGGGCGCGGGTGGACAGAACGTCAACAAGGTATCGAGCGCCGTCCACCTGCGCTTTGACGTGGCAGCATCGTCGCTGCCCGAGGACGTCAAAGAGCGCCTGCTGGCCCTGCGCGACACGCGCATCACGCAAGAGGGTGTGGTGGTCATCAAGGCCCAGCAGTACCGCAGCCAGGAGCAAAACCGCACCGATGCGCTCGCGCGGCTGAACGCGCTGGTCAACACTGTGGCCGTGCCGCCCCGGGTGCGCCGCGCCACCAAGCCCACCTACGGGTCGAAACAGCGGCGGCTGGAGGGCAAGACCCAGCGCAGCGAGACCAAGGCACTGCGGGGCAGGGTGCGCGACGGGTCTTGAACCGGGGCTCCCTGTGTGGTGGGTATCTCCACGGCCATCGTCCATGGCGCATTGGTATCACTTGTAGAACAATCTGTCCGGCCAGCAGGGCTTGGTATCAGGTGCTATCAGTCCTACATTCATTGCATTCACGGATGGAATTGCCATGACTGCCTTTGCCCAAGCCCCCCTCACTGCTCCCGCTGTGGTTCCCGCCTTGTTCGTATCGCACGGCGCGCCGCTGTTTGCAATCGATGCTGGCACCACCGGCCCCGCGCTCACGCAGTGGGGTGAAAACCTCAAGGCGCAGTACCCTGGCCTGCGGGGCGTGGTCATCATGTCGCCGCACTGGATGGCGCGTTCTGCCCAGGTCATGACCGGCCCGCAGCCCGCCACGTGGCACGACTTTGGCGGTTTCCCGCCCGCGCTGTACCAGCTGCAATACCCCGCCTCAGGCTCGCCTGCGCTGGCGCAAGAGGTGCTGGGCCTGCTGCAGGCCGCCGGTGTGGCCGCACAGGGCGATGCCGCGCGCCCCTTTGACCATGGCGCCTGGGTGCCGCTGATGCATTTGTTCCCGCAGGCCGACGTGCCCGTGGTGCAGGTGGCTCTGCCCGTGGGCGCAGGCCCGGCCGATGTGTATGCACTGGGTGCCGCGCTACGCGGCCTGCGCAGCCAGGGCGTGCTGGTGGTGGGGTCCGGCAGCATGACACACAACCTGGCCGAATTCTTTGGCGGCGAGCGTGCGCCCGCGCCCTATGTGCTGGAGTTCAGCCGCTGGATCGAGGATGCGCTGGCCCGTGGCGACATGGCCGCGCTGCTCAACTACCGTACCCAGGCCCCCCATGCCAGCCGCGCCCACCCGACCGAAGACCATTTCTTGCCCATCTTCTTCGCGCTGGGCGCGGCGGGCGACGATCTGCACGCAAACTACTTGAGCCGCGAGGTGATGTACAGCATGCTGTCGATGGATGCTTTTGCCCTGGAGCCTGTCGCAGGACGGGCGGGTTAAGTAGTTTTTTAGCTAAAAATGCCGCTGGCGCTTGTCTATGCTCAATCTACCGCTCACATTTTTGCAGCGCCCCGCTGCTTCCACCACCCCCCGCCCCTGGCTGCTGGTGCTGATGCACGGCGTGGGCAGCAACGAGCAGGACCTGTTCAGCCTGGCGCCGCAGATCCCGGATCGGTTCCACGTGCTCAGCCTGCGCGCGCCGTTTCGCATGGGTCCAGGCGCGCATGCGTGGTTTGATTTTTCCATCGAGCCCGGTGGCGAGCGCACCATCAACGAAGAGCAAGAGGCGCAAAGCCGAGCCCTGGTGGCCCAGGCGGTCGAGTCTGCCGCCGAGCAATTGGGCATTCCGCCCGAGCGCGTGGTGGTCGGCGGCTTCAGCCAGGGCGGCATCATGGCGCTGTCGCTGCTGCTGACCCGGCCCGCGCTGATGCAGGCCGCGCTGGTGTGGCACAGCCGGCTGCTGCAGCAGGTGGTGCCTTTGAGTGCGCCCGCCGACGCGCTGCGGGGCAAACGGCTGTGGCTGAGCCACGGCACGCACGACAACGTGATCCCGCTGGCCCACGCGCAGGCCATTGCGCACCACATGGCGCCGCTGCCGGTGACGGTGACGTACCACGAGTTCCCCAGCGCGCACGAGATCCGACCTTCTGAGCTGGCGGCCACGGTGGCGTGGCTGGAGTCATTGTCGACAACGCCAACGGCGTTTTAGTCGCGGGCTTCCGGGGCGCGGTCTACATCGCGTTACCGGCGCCTCTTCCAGCAGGTTTCCAATCCAGCAGATCCCCAGGGGGGATTGGTAGGGAACGCCCTGCGCCGCAGCCGCTCGGACAAGGGTTGTTCCCGTCTTGAAGGAGATCCGATGCCTGACAACGATACCGCCGAGTTCCGCCCCGCGCCACCGCGCGCATCCTCCACACCGTGGATCATTGCCGCCGTGCTGGCCTGTGCGGTCGGCGCCGGAGCCGTCTGGTGGTTCTGGCTGCGCCCGGTGGAGGCCCCGGTGGTGGCGCCCCCCGTGGCCAGCGCACCCGAAGCGACCGTGGCCCCACCGCCCATGCCCGAGGCATCGGGTCCCCAGAACCCTGTGGATGCGCTGGCCCCGGCAGATACCGCCTTGCCCGCATTGGCTGAATCCGACAAGCGAGTGGCGGAGCTGCTGGCCGAATTGCTCGGTAGCGACAAGGTCGCATCGTTCTTGTTGACCGAAGGTTTTGTCCGCCGCGTGGTGGCCACGGTAGACAACCTGGGCCGCGCCCAGGCCCCGTCGCGCATGTGGCCGGTACAGCCCATGCCGCAGCGCTTTGTGGTGGACGGCGAGGGCGATGCCCCCACCACGATTGCCACCACCAATGCGGCCCGCTACAGCGCCTTTTTGACTTTTGCCGAAGCCGTGCCCTTGGAGCCCGCCGTGGCCTTGTATGCGCGGCTGTACCCGCTGTTCCAGCAGGCGTATGAAGAGCTGGGCTACCCCAAGCGCTACTTCAACGACCGCCTGGTGGCCGTGCTGGACCACTTGCTGCTGGCGCCCGAACCCAAAAGCCCGCTGCGCGTGAAGCTCACGCCCGTCAACACCGATGTGCCCAACCTGCGCCCGTGGGTGCGCTATGAGTTTGTGGACCCGGCGCTGGAATCGCTCTCCAGCGGGCAGAAGATTCTGGTGCGCATGGGGCCAGCGAACCAGGCGCGGGCGAAAGCGCTGGTCCGTGATCTGCGCAAGCGCGTGGCAACCAGCGAGTTGCAGCTCCCCCAGCGGTGAAGGATGTGAGGGGCTGCTGCGCGGCGGCTACAGCGGCAGTGCCATGGTGCGCTTGACCTCCTTGAGCGAGAAGCTCGTGGAAATCTCACGCACGCCAGGCAGGCTGCGCACATGGGTGCGCACATAGTCGGCAAACGATGCGAGGTCGGCCGCCACCACCTCCAGCTGGTAGTCGTAGCGGCCCGAAAGGTTGTGGCACGACAACACCTGGGGCATCGCCATGACCTCGCGCTCCAGGGCCGATGTGGTGTCAGCCGTGTGGTCGTGCAGCGCCAGCTGCACAAAGCCCAGTACGCCCCAGCCCACACGCTGGCGGTGCAGATGGGCGTGGTAGCCCGCAATCACGCCCGCATCCTCCAGCGCGCGCACGCGCCTCCAGCACGGGGAGGTGGACAGCGAAACCGCTTCGGCCAGATCGCCCACGGTGGCGCGACCATCGCGTTGCAGGGCGTTGAGGATCGTGCGGTCCACGGGGTCGAGTGGATGAGGGTGCATGGCAGTGTGTCCTACTAATTGGGCAATTGGAGGCAAATTTTGCCTTCTTTGATTGCATTAAGGGCAAATAAGGCGAAAACTTACCCGTTGATGGGTTGAAGAATCTCCCTATTCCAAGGAGACCACCATGACCCGCACATCCGCCACCGGCTTCAGCACACGCGCCATCCACCACGGCTACAACCCGGCCGACCACCAGGGCGCACTGGTGCCGCCCATCCACACCTCGGCCACTTTTGCCTTCCCCGATGTGGCCTATGGTGCGCGCTGCTTTGCAGGCGAGGAGCCCGGCTACTTCTACACCCGCATCGCCAACCCCACGCTGGCGCTGCTGGAGGGGCGCCTGGCCAGCCTGGAGCAGGGCGCAGGCGCCGTGGTGTTCGGCTCGGGCATGGGGGCCATCACGGCCACGCTGTGGTCCACGCTGGAGCCGGGCGATGAAATCCTGGCCGACCTTACGCTGTATGGCTGCACCTTCTCGTTTTTGCACCACGGGCTGGGCCGCTTTGGCGTGAGCGTGCGCCATGTGGACATGACCGACCCTGCCCACGTGGCCGCCGCGCTGAGCCAGAAGACCCGCGTGGTCTACCTGGAAACCCCGGCCAACCCCAACATGCGGCTGGTGGACATTGCCGCCGTTTCGGCCCTGGCCCACGCCCAGGGCGCCAAGGTGGTGGTGGACAACACCTACTGCACGCCTTACCTGCAGCAGCCCCTGCTGCTGGGTGCCGATGTGAGCGTGCATTCCATGACGAAGTACCTCGGCGGCCATGGTGACCTGACCGCAGGCGCGGCCGTGTTTGCCGATGCCGAACTGGCCCAGCGCGTGCGCCTGTACGGCCTGAAAGACATGACGGGTGCTGTGATGTCGGCGCAGGACGCCCACCTGGTGATGCGCGGCCTGAAAACCCTGGCGCTGCGCATGGACCGCCACTGCCAGAGCGCGCAGAAAGTGGCCGAGTTCATCGCCGCCCACCCGGCTGCGGCGGCCGTGCACTACCCCGGCCTGCCCAGCTTTGCCCAGCACACGCTGGCAAAGCAGCAGATGCGCCAGATGGGCGGGATGATCGCTTTTGAGTTGCGCGGCGGCCTGCAGGCGGGCGTGCGCTTCATGGACGCGCTGCAGCTCGTCACCCGCGCCGTGAGCCTGGGCGATGCCGAAACCCTGGCCCAGCACCCGGCCAGCATGACCCATTCCACCTACACGCCCGAGCAGCGTGCCGCCCACGGCATTGCCGAAGGGCTGGTGCGCCTGTCGGTCGGCCTGGAGGACCTGGACGACCTGCTGGCCGATATTGGCCAGGCACTGGACCTGGTGCAGGCGCTGGATTTCAAGGCCGATTCCACTACGGCGAAGGTTGCGGCAGCGGCAGCGCCGTCTTGTAACGCACCTGCTTGAGCGCGAAGCTGGAGCGGATCTTCTCCAGCCCTGGAATGGGGGAAAGCTGTTCGACGATGAAGCGCTCCAGCGCCGCAATGTCGGGCAGCGCCACGCGGATGAGGTAGTCCGAGTCGCCACTCATCAGGTAGCACTCCATCACCTCATCGTGCTCGGCAATGCGCTGTTCAAAGTCGGCCAGCGCCTCCTTGCTCTGGCTTTTCAGGCTGATGCTGATGAACACGTTCAGCCCCAGGCCCAGCGCTGCCGCGTCCGCCAGCGCCACATAGCGCGCGATGACACCCGCAGCCTCCAGCGCCTTCACCCTTGCCAGGCAGGGCGATGGCGAGAGGTGCACGCGCCGGGCCAGCTCCACGTTGGAGAGCGAGCCATCGGCCTGCAGTTCAGCCAGGATGCGCAGGTCGGTGGTGTCAAGCTTCATATGCTGTTGAGTGGATTTTTAGCGGCATATTGTGCTGCTGTGCTGGCGTAGTCTCTGTGAATCGGCATCACATTTCTTGCAAACCCTTCTACAGTCTGCTCCCATGAACGCCCCCTTGCCCTCCCACCTGCTCGACACTGCCAACACCCTGGCCGACACCGACCCCCAGGAGACCGCCGAATGGCGCGATGCCTTTCTGGCCCTGGTCGCCACCGAAGGCCCCGACCGGGCGCGGCACATGCTGCAGGAGCTGGTGCGGCTGGCGCGCGCCCAGCGCATTGGCTGGCAGCCCGACCTGAACACGCCGTATGTGAACACCGTGGCGGTACACGACCAGCCCGTGTTTCCCGGCGACTTGGCCATCGAGGAGCGCGTGGCTTCCATCGTGCGCTGGAACGCGCTGGCCATGGTGGTGCGTGCCAACCAGGCGTATGGCGAGCTGGGCGGTCACATCGCCAGCTACGCCAGCGCGGCCGACTTGTTCGAGAGCGGCTTCAACCATTTCTTCCGCGCGCGGGAAGGCCTGGGCGAAGGGCAGCACCGGGGCGACCTGGTGTTTTTCCAGCCGCACAGCGCGCCCGGCGTGTATGCGCGGGCGTTCCTGGAAGGGCGCCTGTCCGAGCAGGACCTGATGCACTACCGCCAGGAGCTGACAGCGCCGGGTGCAGGCGCGCAAGGCCTGTCGAGCTACCCGCACCCCTGGCTGATGCCGGACTTCTGGCAGTTCCCCACCGGGTCGATGGGCATCGGCCCCATCAGCAGCATCTACCACGCGCGCTTCATGCGCTACCTCACGCACCGCAACCTGCTCGACTGCAGCCAGCGCAAGGTGTGGGGCGTGTTCGGCGATGGCGAGATGGACGAGCCCGAGAGCATGAGCGCACTGACCCTGGCCGCGCGCGAGGGCCTCGACAACCTCGTCTGGGTCGTCAACTGCAACCTGCAGCGGCTCGATGGCCCGGTACGCGGCAACGGCCGCATCATCGACGAGCTGGAGCGCCTGTTCGCCGGCGCGGGCTGGAACGTGGTCAAACTCGTGTGGGGCAGCGACTGGGACGGCCTGTTCGCCCGCGACCTGACCGGCGCGCTGGTGCGCACGCTCGAAGGCACGGTCGATGGGCAGATGCAGACCTTTGCGGCGAAAGACGGCCGCTTCAACCGCGACAACTTCTTCGGCCAAAGCCCCGAGCTGGCCGCGCTGGCCCAGGGCATGACGGACGAGCAGATCGATCGGCTGAAACGCGGCGGGCACGACCTGGTGAAGATCCACGCCGCCTATGCTGCGGCCGCCGCCCACAAGGGTCAGCCCAGCGTGATCCTGGCGCACACTAAAAAGGGCTACGGCATGGGCACCGCCGGGCAGGGCAAGATGACCACGCACAGCCAGAAGAAGCTGGACGAGACCGACCTCATCGAATTCCGCAACCGCTTCAACCTGCCTTTGAGTGACGAGCAGGCCACGAGCCTCGCCTTCTTCAAGCCCGCCGAAGACAGTGCCGAGATGCAGTACCTGCGCCGCCACCGCCAGCATCTGGGCGGCTACCTGCCCCGGCGCGAAACCACCTGCGACGCGCTGCCCGTGCCCGCCATCGAGAGCTACGCGCAGTTCGCGCTGCAGCCGCAGGCCAAGGAGATGAGCACCACCATGGCCTTCGTGCGCATGCTGGGCACCTTGCTGAAGGACGCCACGCTCGGCCCCCGCATCGTACCCATCGTCGCCGACGAGGCGCGCACGTTTGGCATGGCCAACCTGTTCAAGCAAGTCGGCATCTACAGCAGCGTGGGCCAGCGCTACGCGCCCGAAGACATCGGCTCGGTGCTGAGCTACCGCGAGGCGCTGGACGGCCAGATCCTGGAAGAAGGCATCAGCGAGGCGGGCGCCATCGCCAGCTGGACGGCGGCGGCAACGAGCTATAGCGTGCACGGCCTGGCCATGCTGCCGTTCTACATCTACTACTCCATGTTCGGCTTCCAGCGCGTGGGCGATGCCATCTGGGCTGCGGCGGACCAGCGTGCGCGGGGCTTCCTCTTGGGCGCCACCTCGGGCCGCACCACGCTGGGCGGCGAGGGCCTGCAGCACCAGGATGGATCGAGCCACTTGGTGGCGGCCACCATCCCCAACTGCAAGGCCTACGACCCGGCCTACGCGGGCGAGATGGCCGTGATCATCGACGCCGGCATGCGCGAGATGGTGACCGAGCAGCGTGATGTTTTCTACTACGTGACGCTGATGAACGAGAACTACGCTCAGCCCGATCTGCCCGCCGGTGCGGCAGAAGGTGTGTTGCGGGGTTGCTATGTTTTCAAGAGCTGCTCGCGCACGCCAGATCAGCGCGAAAGCCAGATTTCATCCAAATCTGTGACCCTGATGGGCTCGGGCGCGATCCTGACCGAGGTGGTCAAGGCCGCCGAACTGCTGGCCGCTGAAGGTGTGGAGGTCACGGTGCTCAGCGTGACCAGCTGGAGCGAACTGGCGCGCGACGGCGTGGCCTGCGAGCAGCGCGCCCTGGCGGGCCATGCGCAGCCGGGCATACCGTGGTTGACGCAGCAACTTGCAGGAGCGCAAGGGCCGGTGATTGCCGCCACCGACTATGTGCGTGCAGTGCCCGAGACGGTGCGCGCCTTCGTGCCCGACGGGCGTCGCTTCATCACGCTGGGTACCGATGGTTTTGGCCGCAGCGATACGCGGGCGGCGCTGCGGCAGTTCTTTGGGGTGGACGCCCAGGCCGTAGCGCGTGCCGCCCGCAGTGCGCTGAAATTTTAAGTATTTTTGGGCTCCAGCGCTTATGCAGTAAGCGCTGGCAGCTATTGAAAACGGAGCATTCTGCCCGCCTTGCGCACGTTCAATGTGCCTGTGGATGTACCGGCCGGCTGAAGAACGCATCCAGCACCGGCACCAGCGTCGGGAATTCCTCGCCAAACCGGTGCCGGTTCACAAAATACGCCTCGCAGGCCACCGCAAAAAACTCGGACGGCGAGGTGGCGCCATAGGCGTCCAGCCAGGGGCGTTCGGCGCCAAAGCGCTCGGCCAGGATCACGCGCTCGCGGAACTGTTCGTAGGCGGGCTCCCAGGCTGCCCACCATGCCTCGTAGGCCGCGCGGCCGGTGCGGGTGCCCATGAAGCCTGCCGGCAGCGGCGGGCAGCCGTTGGGCTGGCCGTTTTTCATGTCGAGCTTGTGTACGAACTCATGCACCACCACGTTGTGGCCGCGTGCGGTGTTTTCGGTGGCGTTGGCAACATGCTGCCAGCTGAGCATGATGGGGCCGCGGTCCATGGCCTCGCCCAGCAGCACCTGGGAGTGCTCGTGCACCACGCCAGCGTCGTCCACCGTCTGGCGCCGCGCCACGGCTTCGCCGGGGTGCAGCACGATGCCCACAAAGTCGTCATACCAGCCCAGGGCCCTGGCCGGGTCACCCCAGTGCAGCAGGGGCAGGCAGGCCTGTGCGGCGATGTCGATGGCCATGGCATCCGTCACCACCAGGCCGTGCGCGCCGTGGAATTCCTTCTGGTCCAGAAACAGGGCGCTGAGCGCCCTGAGCTTGGCCTGGTCGTGCAGGGGCAGGGCCGCCAGGAACGGGTAGCGCTGCAGGGTCTCAAGCCACAGCGTGGCAGAGATGTCGGGCACCGGAGCCACGGTGGCGCGCACGCGGCGCCAGAGACGGTTGAGCAGGGGAGGCATGCGGATCAGGCTGCGGGGGCACACCCCGTGCGGTTCAGGATCACTTGCACATGGGGGCCAGGGGTAAGCGTTCCAAGCCCGCGCCGGACAAAC from Acidovorax sp. FHTAMBA carries:
- the arfB gene encoding alternative ribosome rescue aminoacyl-tRNA hydrolase ArfB, with amino-acid sequence MNPPLPLQVSEDEVEITAMRAQGAGGQNVNKVSSAVHLRFDVAASSLPEDVKERLLALRDTRITQEGVVVIKAQQYRSQEQNRTDALARLNALVNTVAVPPRVRRATKPTYGSKQRRLEGKTQRSETKALRGRVRDGS
- a CDS encoding dienelactone hydrolase family protein; translated protein: MLNLPLTFLQRPAASTTPRPWLLVLMHGVGSNEQDLFSLAPQIPDRFHVLSLRAPFRMGPGAHAWFDFSIEPGGERTINEEQEAQSRALVAQAVESAAEQLGIPPERVVVGGFSQGGIMALSLLLTRPALMQAALVWHSRLLQQVVPLSAPADALRGKRLWLSHGTHDNVIPLAHAQAIAHHMAPLPVTVTYHEFPSAHEIRPSELAATVAWLESLSTTPTAF
- the mdeB gene encoding alpha-ketoglutarate dehydrogenase, whose protein sequence is MNAPLPSHLLDTANTLADTDPQETAEWRDAFLALVATEGPDRARHMLQELVRLARAQRIGWQPDLNTPYVNTVAVHDQPVFPGDLAIEERVASIVRWNALAMVVRANQAYGELGGHIASYASAADLFESGFNHFFRAREGLGEGQHRGDLVFFQPHSAPGVYARAFLEGRLSEQDLMHYRQELTAPGAGAQGLSSYPHPWLMPDFWQFPTGSMGIGPISSIYHARFMRYLTHRNLLDCSQRKVWGVFGDGEMDEPESMSALTLAAREGLDNLVWVVNCNLQRLDGPVRGNGRIIDELERLFAGAGWNVVKLVWGSDWDGLFARDLTGALVRTLEGTVDGQMQTFAAKDGRFNRDNFFGQSPELAALAQGMTDEQIDRLKRGGHDLVKIHAAYAAAAAHKGQPSVILAHTKKGYGMGTAGQGKMTTHSQKKLDETDLIEFRNRFNLPLSDEQATSLAFFKPAEDSAEMQYLRRHRQHLGGYLPRRETTCDALPVPAIESYAQFALQPQAKEMSTTMAFVRMLGTLLKDATLGPRIVPIVADEARTFGMANLFKQVGIYSSVGQRYAPEDIGSVLSYREALDGQILEEGISEAGAIASWTAAATSYSVHGLAMLPFYIYYSMFGFQRVGDAIWAAADQRARGFLLGATSGRTTLGGEGLQHQDGSSHLVAATIPNCKAYDPAYAGEMAVIIDAGMREMVTEQRDVFYYVTLMNENYAQPDLPAGAAEGVLRGCYVFKSCSRTPDQRESQISSKSVTLMGSGAILTEVVKAAELLAAEGVEVTVLSVTSWSELARDGVACEQRALAGHAQPGIPWLTQQLAGAQGPVIAATDYVRAVPETVRAFVPDGRRFITLGTDGFGRSDTRAALRQFFGVDAQAVARAARSALKF
- a CDS encoding Lrp/AsnC family transcriptional regulator; its protein translation is MHPHPLDPVDRTILNALQRDGRATVGDLAEAVSLSTSPCWRRVRALEDAGVIAGYHAHLHRQRVGWGVLGFVQLALHDHTADTTSALEREVMAMPQVLSCHNLSGRYDYQLEVVAADLASFADYVRTHVRSLPGVREISTSFSLKEVKRTMALPL
- a CDS encoding methionine gamma-lyase translates to MTRTSATGFSTRAIHHGYNPADHQGALVPPIHTSATFAFPDVAYGARCFAGEEPGYFYTRIANPTLALLEGRLASLEQGAGAVVFGSGMGAITATLWSTLEPGDEILADLTLYGCTFSFLHHGLGRFGVSVRHVDMTDPAHVAAALSQKTRVVYLETPANPNMRLVDIAAVSALAHAQGAKVVVDNTYCTPYLQQPLLLGADVSVHSMTKYLGGHGDLTAGAAVFADAELAQRVRLYGLKDMTGAVMSAQDAHLVMRGLKTLALRMDRHCQSAQKVAEFIAAHPAAAAVHYPGLPSFAQHTLAKQQMRQMGGMIAFELRGGLQAGVRFMDALQLVTRAVSLGDAETLAQHPASMTHSTYTPEQRAAHGIAEGLVRLSVGLEDLDDLLADIGQALDLVQALDFKADSTTAKVAAAAAPSCNAPA
- a CDS encoding M90 family metallopeptidase, whose protein sequence is MPPLLNRLWRRVRATVAPVPDISATLWLETLQRYPFLAALPLHDQAKLRALSALFLDQKEFHGAHGLVVTDAMAIDIAAQACLPLLHWGDPARALGWYDDFVGIVLHPGEAVARRQTVDDAGVVHEHSQVLLGEAMDRGPIMLSWQHVANATENTARGHNVVVHEFVHKLDMKNGQPNGCPPLPAGFMGTRTGRAAYEAWWAAWEPAYEQFRERVILAERFGAERPWLDAYGATSPSEFFAVACEAYFVNRHRFGEEFPTLVPVLDAFFSRPVHPQAH
- a CDS encoding class III extradiol ring-cleavage dioxygenase; translated protein: MTAFAQAPLTAPAVVPALFVSHGAPLFAIDAGTTGPALTQWGENLKAQYPGLRGVVIMSPHWMARSAQVMTGPQPATWHDFGGFPPALYQLQYPASGSPALAQEVLGLLQAAGVAAQGDAARPFDHGAWVPLMHLFPQADVPVVQVALPVGAGPADVYALGAALRGLRSQGVLVVGSGSMTHNLAEFFGGERAPAPYVLEFSRWIEDALARGDMAALLNYRTQAPHASRAHPTEDHFLPIFFALGAAGDDLHANYLSREVMYSMLSMDAFALEPVAGRAG
- a CDS encoding Lrp/AsnC family transcriptional regulator is translated as MKLDTTDLRILAELQADGSLSNVELARRVHLSPSPCLARVKALEAAGVIARYVALADAAALGLGLNVFISISLKSQSKEALADFEQRIAEHDEVMECYLMSGDSDYLIRVALPDIAALERFIVEQLSPIPGLEKIRSSFALKQVRYKTALPLPQPSP
- a CDS encoding DUF3014 domain-containing protein, which produces MPDNDTAEFRPAPPRASSTPWIIAAVLACAVGAGAVWWFWLRPVEAPVVAPPVASAPEATVAPPPMPEASGPQNPVDALAPADTALPALAESDKRVAELLAELLGSDKVASFLLTEGFVRRVVATVDNLGRAQAPSRMWPVQPMPQRFVVDGEGDAPTTIATTNAARYSAFLTFAEAVPLEPAVALYARLYPLFQQAYEELGYPKRYFNDRLVAVLDHLLLAPEPKSPLRVKLTPVNTDVPNLRPWVRYEFVDPALESLSSGQKILVRMGPANQARAKALVRDLRKRVATSELQLPQR
- the aroQ gene encoding type II 3-dehydroquinate dehydratase, with translation MSVKKKTVFVLNGPNLNLLGTREPAVYGAATLADVEKLCADACERHGFALRFHQSNHEGALVDWIHEAGRLHAAGELAGVVINAGAYTHTSIALHDATKGTGITLIELHISNVHAREAFRHHSYMAAAAKAVMCGFGVLGYGLAIDGLAQLLAQQPAA